In Aspergillus nidulans FGSC A4 chromosome II, a single window of DNA contains:
- a CDS encoding uncharacterized protein (transcript_id=CADANIAT00005286) translates to MVITDRLTKGVILEGMSEIDSESVAWALVRVLISKHGIPKAITSDRGSQFTRINRRLSTAHHPQTDGSTERMNSTVETYLRIYTCYDQRDWNRLLPLAELAINGRTSTATGVSPFYLSHGYNLSPFSPTEEVEQLAEEPAKSPIQKGEAIVRKVKEALDWAQASMAYSQQNAENQANKHRSPATNCQVGDKVWLSLKNICTDRPSKKLDWKNAKYEVIGLVGSHAVRLNTPPGIHPVFHVDLLRLASSDPLPSQKNDDTQPPGIIVNGEKEYMVEKILDERPRRYGRGHRLEYLVKWSGYARPTWEAATALEEAQALDEWLDRTKQYRLQDGSLNRDAYIKAKAT, encoded by the exons atggttatcacagaccggttaaccaaaggtgtgatactagaaggaatgtcagagattgactctgagagcgTGGCCTGGGccctcgtacgagtacttataagcaaacatgggatcccgaaggctatcacctcggacagaggaagccagtttacaa ggattaaCCGCCGACTATCTACAGCCCATCACCcccagactgatggatcaacagagaggatgaacagtACAGTGGagacctacctccgcatctatacctgctatgaccagagggactggaacaggttactcccacttgcagagctagcaattaatggccgtacatcaacagcaacaggggtcagccccttctacctaagccatgggtataacctcagcccatttagccctaccgaggaggtagagcaactagccgaagaaccagccaagagtcctatccagaaaggggaagctattgtacggaaagttaaggaagccctagactgggctcaagcctccatggcctattcccaacagaatgcagagaatcaggctaataaacacaggagcccggccacaaactgccaagtgggagataaggtctggctaagtctgaagaacatctgtacggaccgacccagcaagaaactggactggaagaacgccaagtatgaggttataggcctggtgggcagccatgctgtacggctgaatacacccccagggatccatccagtcttccatgtggacctgcttcggctggcttcatcagatccacttccttcccagaagaatgatgatacccagccccctggcatcattgtgaacggcgagaaagaatacatggtagagaaaatcctggacgaacgtcccaggagatacgggagaggtcaccggctggaatacctagtgaaatggtcaggctatgctcggccaacctgggaagctgccacagctttggaggaagcacaagctctggatgagtggctggatcgtacaaaacagtatagacttcaggacggctcactaaacagagatgcatacataaaggctaaagcgacatga